GAACGCGACATGCTCAAGCAACATGAAGCGTCACAGTTATTTGAGTGGCTGCACACCGCGGGCTTCGAAATTGCGATAGACGACTTCGGTACCGGCCACAGTGCGCTGATTTATCTGGAACGCTACACCCTGGATTATCTGAAAATCGATCGCGGTTTTATTAACGCCATTGGAACAGAAACCGTCACTTCGCCGGTGCTGGATGCAGTGCTGACGCTCGCTAAACGCCTCGATATGATGACGGTAGCTGAAGGGGTGGAAACGCCTGAGCAGGCAAAATGGCTGCATGAACGCGGGGTTCGCTTCCTGCAGGGCTACTGGATTAGCCGCCCGCTGCCGCTCGACGAATTTGTTGATTGGGTTTCACAGCCACACGCGCTGAAATGGTAAAGTCCCAACGCGTGGATTCACAACAGACGCCACCTGCCCTATTATTCAGGCATCAGAGTGACCTGCGCGGGCAGGTAAGCAAGACAAGGAATCCCTTTGCAGATAATCGTTCGCATATTGCTGCTGTTTGTCATGTTGATAAGCGCGAGTGTCCAGGCGCAGGCGATCAAAGAGAGTTATGCCTTCGCGGTACTGGGAGAGCCTAAATACGCGTTCAACTTTGATCATTTTGATTACGCCAATCCCGCCGCCCCCAAAGGCGGTCAGATTACCCTTTCCGCGCTCGGCACCTTCGACAACTTCAACCGCTACGCCCTGCGAGGAAACCCCGGCGCCCGGACCGAACAGCTTTACGACACCCTGTTTACCACCTCTGATGACGAGCCCGGCAGCTATTATCCGCTGATCGCCGAGAGCGCACGCTATGCAGAGGATTATTCGTGGGTGGAAATCACGATCAACCCCCGCGCTCGTTTTCATGATGGCTCGCCCGTCATGGCCAAAGATGTCGCCTTCACTTTCAACAAATTTATGAATGAAGGCGTGCCACAGTTTCGTCTGGTCTACAAAGGCACAACGGTTAAAGCCATTGCCCCACTCACCGTACGCATGGAGCTCGCGAAGCCGGGTAAAGAGGATATGCTCAGTCTGTTCTCATTACCCGTAATGCCACAAGCGTACTGGAAAGATCATAAGCTCAGCGACCCGTTGTCCAGACCGCCGCTGGGTGGTGGTCCTTATCGCATTAGTCAGTGGAAGATGGGGCAATATATTGTCTATACGCGCGTGAAGGATTACTGGGCGGCCAATCTGCCGGTCAATCGTGGCCGTTGGAACTTCGATGTCATTCGTTATGACTATTATCTCGACGACAACGTAGCCTTTGAGGCCTTTAAGGCCGGCGCGTTTGATTTGCGCCTGGAGAGCGATGCCAAAAACTGGGCGACGCGCTATGTTGGCAAAAACTTTGATAATCAGTACATCATCAAAGATGAGCAGAAAAATGAATCAGCGCAGGATACGCGCTGGCTGGCGTTCAACATTCAGCGCCCCGTTTTCAATGATCGACGCGTCCGTGAAGCCGTTACGCTGGCGTTTGATTTTGAATGGATGAATAAAGCGCTGTTCTACAACGCCTGGAGCCGGGCAAACAGCTATTTCCAGAACACCGAGTATGCGGCCAGAAACTACCCCGATGCGGCTGAACTGGTCCTGCTTGCGCCGATGAAAAAGGATCTGCCGCCGGAAGTCTTCAGCCAGATTTATCAGCCTCCCGTATCCAAAGGTGACGGTTACGATCGGGAAAACCTATTAAAAGCGGATAAATTACTGAAAGACGCGGGCTGGGAACTGAAAGGTCAGCAACGGATTAACATGGTCACTGGCAAACCGCTGAATTTTGAACTGCTCATTTCCGCCGCCAGTAACAGCCAGTGGGTCTTGCCCTTCCAGCATAATCTCCAGCGTCTGGGGATTACGATGACTATTCGTCAGGTGGATAACTCACAGCTCACCAATCGCCTGCGCAGCCGGGACTACGACATGATGCCGACCCTGTGGCGGGCGATGCCGTGGCCCAGTTCCGATCTGCAAATCTCCTGGGCGTCCGAGTATATCGACTCAAGTTATAATTCTCCAGGTGTGAAAAGTCCGGTGGTCGACAAACTGATCGCCCAAATCATCGCCGCACAGGGTGATAAAAACAAACTGCTGCCGCTTGGACGTGCGCTGGACCGCGTGCTGACCTGGAATTACTACATGTTGCCGATGTGGTACATGGCGGAAGATCGACTGGCCTGGTGGGATAAATTTTCCCGTCCAGGCATTCGTCCAATTTATACTATTGGCCTGGATAACTGGTGGTATGACGTAAACCGGGCAGCGAAGTTACCTGCCGCCAGACGGCAGGGTGAATAAATGGGCGCGTACCTGATTCGTCGTTTGTTGCTGGTTATCCCGACGCTCTGGGCAATCATCACCATCAACTTTTTTATCGTGCAAATTGCCCCCGGCGGCCCGGTCGATCAGGCGATTGCCGCCATCGAATTTGGTCAAACGAGCGCGCTGCCCGGTGCCGGGAGCGAAGGTGTTCGCGCCAGCCATGCCCGAACCGGGGTGGGAAATATCAGCGACAGCAACTATCGCGGGGGACGCGGCCTTGATCCGGAAGTGATTGCCGAAATCACCCAACGCTACGGTTTCGATAAGCCACTGCACGAGCGCTATTTCACCATGCTGTGGAACTATATCCGCTTCGATTTCGGCGACAGCCTGTTTCGTAGCGCCTCGGTACTGACGCTCATCAAAGAGAGTCTGCCGGTGTCGATCACCCTGGGGTTGTGGAGTACGCTCATCATCTATCTGGTGTCGATTCCGTTGGGGATCCGCAAGGCCGTGCATAACGGCAGCCGGTTTGACGTCTGGAGTAGCGCGTTTATTATCATCGGCTACGCTATCCCGGCGTTTCTGTTCGCAATACTGTTGATTGTCTTCTTTGCCGGCGGCAGCTATTACGACCTCTTCCCGCTGCGTGGTCTGGTCTCGGCGAATTTTGACACGCTGCCGTGGTATCAAAAGGTAACCGACTATCTGTGGCACATCACCTTACCCGTCCTGGCGACAGTCATTGGCGGGTTTGCTGCATTAACGATGCTGACCAAAAATTCCTTTCTTGATGAAGTGCGCAAGCAGTATGTCGTCACTGCCCGCGCCAAAGGGGTCAGTGAAGGGAATATCCTGCGGAAGCACGTTTTTCGTAACGCCATGCTGCTGGTGATCGCCGGTTTTCCGGCCACCTTCATCAGCATGTTTTTTACCGGTTCGCTGCTGATCGAAGTGATGTTTTCCCTCAACGGTCTGGGCCTGTTGGGTTATGAGGCAACGGTGTCACGCGACTACCCGGTGATGTTTGGCACGCTGTACATCTTCACCTTGATCGGCCTGCTGCTGAATATTCTCAGTGATATCAGCTATACGCTGGTCGATCCGCGCATTGATTTTGAGGGACGTTAATGGCCCATTTAAGCCCCGTCAATCAGGCCCGCTGGGCGCGTTTTCGCCATCATCGTCGTGGCTTCTGGTCGCTGTGGATTTTTCTCGTCCTGTTTGGTCTGAGTCTGTGTTCTGAATTGATTGCTAACGATAAACCGCTGTTAGTGCGCTACGACGGAAGCTGGTATTTCCCGCTGGTCAAGAACTACAGTGAGAGCGATTTTGGCGGGCCGCTGGCAACAAGGGCGGATTACCAGGACCCGTGGCTGAAGCAACAACTGGAAAGCCGCGGGTGGGTCCTCTGGGCTCCGGTGCGCTTTGGGGCGAACAGCATCAACTTTGCGACTGACAAACCCTTCCCCTCGCCCCCTTCGGCGCAGAACTGGCTGGGTACCGATGCCAACGGCGGCGACGTACTGGCGCGAGTGCTTTACGGCACGCGGATCTCCATTCTTTTCGGCCTGATGCTGACCTTGTGTTCAAGCGTCATGGGTGTACTGGCCGGGGCGCTACAGGGCTACTACGGTGGCAAAGTGGATTTATGGGGCCAACGGTTTATCGAGGTCTGGTCGGGTATGCCGACGCTGTTCCTGATTATTTTGCTCTCCAGCGTCGTGCAGCCTAACTTCTGGTGGCTGCTGGCGATTACGGTGCTGTTTGGCTGGATGAGTCTGGTCGGCGTGGTGCGTGCGGAGTTCTTACGCACGCGAAACTTCGACTATATCCGGGCCGCCCAGGCGCTCGGCGTCAGCGACCGCAGTATCATTTTTCGTCACATGCTTCCCAACGCGATGGTTGCCACCCTGACCTTCTTACCGTTCATTTTATGCAGTTCCATCACCACTCTGACGTCGCTCGATTTTCTTGGCTTTGGTTTACCGTTAGGTTCTCCTTCGCTCGGTGAGTTACTCCTGCAAGGCAAAAACAACCTGCAGGCGCCGTGGCTGGGTATTACTGCGTTTTTGTCGGTCGCCATTCTCCTCTCGCTGCTGATCTTTATTGGCGAGGCCGTCCGTGACGCATTCGATCCCAACAAGGCGGTGTAACATGACGCAACCTTTGCTCGATATAGACAATCTGACGCTGGGATTTCGTAAGCAGGAAACGGTTCGTACGGTAGTTAACGCGGTGTCGTTGCGCGTGGAGGCCGGCGAAACGCTGGCGCTGGTCGGTGAATCCGGTTCCGGCAAGAGTGTTACCGCACTGTCGATTCTGCGCCTGTTGCCCACGCCGCCCGCCGTATATCTTAGCGGCGATATCCGTTTTCACGGCGAGTCATTACTCCACGCCAGCGAGCAGACGCTACGCGGCGTGCGCGGCAACAAGATCGCCATGATTTTTCAGGAGCCGATGGTGTCGCTGAACCCGCTCCATAACCTCGAAAAACAGCTCTATGAAGTCCTTTCCCTGCACCGCGGTATGCGCCGGGAGGCGGCACGCGCAGAGATAATAAGCTGCCTCGATCGGGTCGGTATTCGGCAGGCTGCAACCCGGCTGGGCGATTATCCGCACCAGCTTTCCGGCGGCGAGCGTCAGAGGGTGATGATTGCGATGGCGCTGTTAACGCGACCCGAATTACTCATCGCCGACGAGCCGACTACCGCGCTGGATGTCTCGGTACAGGCGCAGATCCTGCAACTGTTGCGCGAACTCCAGCGCGAGCTGAACATGGGGATGCTGTTTATCACCCATAATCTCAGTATTGTCAGGAAGCTCGCCGACAGCATAGCGGTGATGCAAAACGGGCAATGCGTTGAGCAAAACCGGGCCGCTCCCCTTCTCCACGCGCCCACGCATCCCTATACGCAGAAATTGCTCAACAGCGAGCCGACAGGCGACCCCGTACCGCTACCAGCCGGACATTCACCTCTGCTAAAGGTCGAGGATTTGCGCGTCGCCTTCCCCATTCGCAAAGGGATTCTCAAGCGCGTGGTGGCAAACAATGAGGTGGTGAAAGGCATCAGTTTCAGTCTGCAACCGGGTGAAACGCTGGGGCTGGTTGGTGAGTCAGGGTCAGGGAAAAGTACCACCGGGCTGGCGCTCCTGCGGCTTATCACCTCTCAGGGCAGCATAGAATTTGACGGCCAACAGTTACAACATCTTAACCGCCGACAGTTGTTGCCCGTACGTCATCGTATTCAGGTGGTCTTCCAGGATCCCAACTCCTCGCTGAATCCGCGTCTGAGCGTGTTACAAATCATTGAAGAGGGACTGCGCGTTCATCAACCATCGCTCTCAGCCGAACAGCGCGAGCAGCAGGTCATGGCGGTGATGGCGGAAGTGGGACTGGATGCCGACACGCGCCACCGCTATCCGGCGGAGTTTTCCGGCGGTCAGCGCCAGCGGATTGCGATAGCCAGAGCGCTGATCCTGAAGCCGTCATTGATTGTTCTTGATGAACCGACATCATCTCTCGACCGGACCGTGCAGGCGCAAATTCTCGCGCTGTTGAAATCGCTACAGCAAAAGCATCGCCTGGCCTATATCTTCATAAGTCACGATCTGCACGTGGTACGTGCGCTATGCCATCAGGTGATTGTGCTGAAACAGGGAGAGGTTATTGAGCAGGGGCAATGCGAGCGCGTCTTTAGCGCACCGCAACAGGCGTATACGCGTCAACTTCTCACGCTAAGCTGACGCTCAAAATGGATTGTTGTTAGAAAACGGTTCGGCAATGGCCACGCCAAAGTTTTTCAGACGACAGGTCGCGGCAAATTCGTCCTGGCGATTCACAAACAGACACGGTTCGCCTTCACATTCCAGTACGGAACATGGCACTTCGATATCACTGAGCGCCTGACTGAGTTTATGCATCACCGGCCAGGCGCTATCGCCATCCGGACTCAGCAGTTTAAGCGCCACCAGACTGTTTTCGACGCTTTGGCCATTTTGCGGAATCGGTTCAACTTTCGAACCTGCGAAACCCGCTGACCAACGATAGTTCTGTGGTAAGCGATGAACGATTGAGAGCTGTAATGTTGTCACTTTCTTTCCCCGGAAGCACAATCACTTCACAATTTATTTACATCTATATTAACACATCATTGACAATCCGTCCTTAAACGGATGCATAACGTGGCAATCCTTCTCCCGCGTGGCCAGTATGTTGGGTATGGCCTTTATTAAAATAGAGATTTCCAGTCGGGACAGGAGCGCGGGCTATATGTACCCGTTTCTGCGATCTAACTCAACCTTTTTAACTACAATGATGTGACTTTTTACATAAATTGATTTTACATAAAATAAACATATATCGGGGGAATGATAGGATTGTCGTTGACATACATCAACAAAGGAAGCCGAACGGCTTCCATATTGTGTATTTGATCACCGTTTTTTCGGGCGGCTCGCATAGAGATAGAACAAAATTGAACAGCTTGCACAGAAGGCAATAGACCAAATCATCGGCCAGGCTGAGTTAAACGTTGCCAGAGAGAGTAACGCGCCAACAAGCGCGCCAATGCCAAAGCGGAAAGTGCCCGCCAGCGATGAGGCCGTTCCCGCCATGTGTGGGAACTCATCGAGGATCACCGCCATCGCATTGGAAGAGATCATCGACACGCAACCGACAAAGACTGCCACCCCCAGCACCAGCGCCCAGAAACCGATGCCAAACAGCGCACTCAGCACCATCCACACCGCCATCGCCAGTTGGATCCACAATCCGGTACGGAACATGTTCAGCGCACCGATCCGGCGTACGAAGCGACTGTTAAAAATCGTCATAATGAATAAAAAGACGATGTTTAGCGCGAAGTAGTAGCCAAAATCCTGCGGCGATACGTGGTTGATTTCGATATACACGAACGGCCCGGCGCTGAGAAAAGAGAACATCCCGGCAAAGCTAAAGCCGCTTGCCAGCATATAGCTCAGCACCCGCTTATGGCGAAACAGCGAGGCAAAGTTACCTATTGTCGTGCGGATATGGAACGGCTGGCGCTTTTCAACCGGTAACGTCTCTTTAATGAGCGTTGCGATCATGACAGAGGCCAGAACCGCGGCGATCGCCAGGATCCAGAAGATAGAGTGCCAGCTCAACCACACCAGCACCCAGCCGCCGATGATTGGTGCCATCAGCGGTGCAATCGTGGTCACCAGCATGACGAACGACATCATGCGGGAGAACTCTTCTTTAGGATACATATCGCGCATCAGCGCATTGATCACCACGCTGGCAGCGGCTGCAGCCAGACCGTGGAAGAATCGCATCACAATCAGCTGATCGATGGTCTGCGCCAGCGCACAGGCTACGGCGGCGGCAGCGAACACCAGCGTGCCACCGAGGATCACCGGTTTTCGCCCAAGGCTATCCGCCATCGGCCCATACAATAACTGCCCGACTGCGAAGCCCAGAATATAGGTGCTAAGCGTCATCTGTGCGCTGCCCGCCGGCACGCCAAACTGCTCGGAGATCACCGGTAGCGCCGGAAGGTACATATCGATCGACAGCGGCATTAACATCGCCAGCAGACCGAGAATAAAAACAATGGCAAAGGACGAGTGCTGCCGGGTGGTCACAAAAAACTCCTGAATTTAGCTGGACGACATGCCGACGCTGGCAATTTCGGCTTCGGTCAAAGGGCGATACTCACCGGGTTCAAGGTCAGCATCAAGGGTAATGGCGCCTATCCGCTCGCGGTGCAGTTCTACCACGTGGTTACCCACGGCGGCAAACATCCGTTTCACCTGATGATAGCGTCCTTCGCTGATAGTCAGACGCACCTGCGTCGGGGTGATAACCTCAAGCACAGCCGGTTTGGTGAGATCTTTTTCATTATGTAACTGCACGCCTTTCGCAAACTGCGCGGCGGTATCTTCGGCGACGGGCGACTCCAGCGTGACCAGATACGTTTTCTCGCAGTGGTGACGCGGAGAGGTGATGCGGTGCGACCACTGCCCGTCGTCGGTCATCAGCACCAGACCGGTGGTGTCGATATCCAGGCGACCCGCAGCGTGTAATTTATGCGCGACCGGCTCATCCAGGAAATACAGGATTGTCGGATGATCCGGGTCATCCGTCGAACACACATAGCCCTGGGGTTTATTAAGCATAAAGTAACGTGGGCCGTTTTGCTGAACTAGCGTGTTGCCGTCATATGCTACGTCGTGTTCTGGCAGCAGTTTGAACGCAGTATTCCGGATGATTTCACCATCCACGGTAACACGGCTACCGCGGATTTCACGCCCGGCAATAGCGCGGCTGACGCCGAGTTGCTGAGCGATAAATTTATCAAGTCGCATGAGTGTGATTTTGCCTGTAAAAATACGGGAGTCGGGCGCGTCGCCCGAAAAGTGGAGCCGTTATCTGCCCAGTATAGCGGGCTAACAACATCCCTCAAGGGAAAACGATTCGTGGCATACTATACCCGAGTTCGTTACGTATTGTGAGACTATGATTTTTACACTTCGCCCCTACCAGCAAGAAGCCGTGGATGCCACGCTCAACCATTTCCGTCGCCATCACACGCCTGCGGTGATTGTTCTGCCCACTGGCGCCGGTAAAAGCCTGGTGATTGCTGAACTGGCGCGCGTCGCCAGAGGGCGCGTGCTGGTTCTGGCGCATGTGAAAGAGCTGGTGGCGCAAAACCATGCCAAATACTGCGCACTGGGGCTGGAAGCCGATATTTTTGCCGCCGGACTTAAACGTAAAGAGAGCCACGGTAAAGTGGTGTTCGGCAGCGTTCAGTCCGTGGCTCGCAATCTGGACGCCTTCCAGAGCGAGTTTTCGCTGCTGATTGTTGATGAATGCCATCGTATCGGCGATGACGAAGAGAGCCAGTATCAGCAGATACTCACCCATCTGAGCAACGCCAATCCCCACATTCGCCTGCTGGGGCTGACCGCCACCCCTTTTCGTCTGGGCAAAGGCTGGATCTATCATTTTCACTACCACGGTATGGTGCGCGGCGACGACAAGGCGCTGTTTCGCGACTGCATTTACGAACTGCCGCTGCGCTACATGATTAAGCACGGCTATCTTACGCCGCCGGAACGCCTCGACATGCCGGTGGTGCAGTACGATTTCAGCCGCCTGCAGGCGCAAAGCAACGGTCTGTTTAGCGAAGCCGATCTGAATCGTGAGCTGAAAAAGCAGCAGCGTATCACACCGCATATCATCAGCCAGATTATTGAATTCGCCCAGACCCGCAAAGGGGTGATGATTTTTGCCGCCACCGTCGAGCATGCCAAAGAGATTGCCGGACTGCTGCCGAAAGCGGATTCCGCGCTGATTACCGGCGACACGCCGGGTCCTGAACGTGATGAGCTGATAGACGCGTTTAAGGCTCAGCGTTTTCGTTATCTGGTCAACGTCTCCGTCTTAACCACGGGCTTCGATGCCCCGCACGTCGATCTCATTGCCATTCTGCGCCCCACCGAGTCAGTCAGTCTGTACCAACAAATTGTGGGTCGCGGCCTGCGTCTCGCACCGGGAAAAACGGACTGTTTGATTCTGGATTACGCCGGTAATCCGCACGATCTCTATTCTCCGGAGGTGGGGAGCCCGAAAGGCAAAAGTGATAACGTGCCGGTCCAGGTCTTCTGCCCGGCCTGCGGTTTCGCAAATACCTTCTGGGGCAAAACCACCGCTGACGGTACGCTGCTCGAACATTTTGGCCGCCGCTGTCAGGGTTGGTTTGAAGATGATGAAGGGCATCGCGAGCAGTGCGATTTTCGCTTCCGCTTTAAAAATTGCCCGCAGTGCAACACCGAAAACGACATTGCCGCTCGCCGCTGTCGGGAATGCGATACGCTCCTTGTCGATCCCGACGACATGCTGAAAGCAGCGTTGAAACTGAAAGACGCGCTGGTGCTCCGCTGTAGCGGCATGACGTTGCAGCACGGCCATGACGAGAAAGGCGAATGGCTGAAAATCACCTACTATGACGAAGATGGCGCGGACGTTAGCGAGCGCTTTCGCCTGCAAACCCCTGCCCAACGTACGGCATTTGAACAACTGTTTATCCGCCCGCATACCCGCACGCCAGGTGTGCCGCTACGCTGGATCACCGCGGCGGATATCCTCGCGCAACAACCCTTGTTACGCCATCCCGACTTTGTGGTGGCGCGGATGAAAGGCCAGTACTGGCAGGTGCGGGAAAAGGTATTCGATTACGAGGGGCGTTTCCGTCGGGCACATGAATTACGCGGTTAATCGTACTTTTGATTGATGTAACGGGCGTTTGAGGATAGAATCTCGCCCGCTTTTGCATACGCAAAGCAGATCACTTACCTGTTGCTGGGTCGCCTGTAGCAGGAATTATTAAAGAGAGATTTAAATGTTTACTATCAACGCTGAAGTACGTAAAGAGCAGGGTAAGGGTGCGAGCCGCCGCCTGCGTGCCGCTAACAAGTTCCCGGCAATCATCTACGGTGGCAAAGAAGCCCCGATTGCTATCGAACTGGACCACGATTCCATCATGAACATGCAAGCTAAAGAAGGTTTCTATAGCGACGTTCTGACCATCGTTGTTGACGGTAAAGAAGTAAAAGTTAAAGCTCAGGCTGTACAGCGTCACGCGTTCAAGCCAAAGCTGACTCACATCGACTTCGTTCGCGCGTAATCGCCAACAAGTTGAAGAAAACCCCGCTCCGGCGGGGTTTTTTTATGGCTTTTAATTACCGCCAGACGTACGGCGCTGAAGCTGATCGCGCAGGTTCGGCGGCGTGCCTTTAATGGTCAACGTATCCGTTGCCGGATCCCAGAAAATACGCTCGCCCAGTAGCATCGCGTCAAAGTTAATGGTTAACCCACCGCCGCTGCCGGCATATTTGGTCAGTTGGCGCAGCGTGCTGCGATCGGCCGGGAAGCTCTCTTCCAGCTCATAGCCCTTCTCTGCCGTAAACTCGCTAAAACTCACTTCACTGACGCCAGAAAGTTCTTTTGACAGCGACTCCAGCTCAATTTCCTCACCGGCCTGAAGCTGCTCGTTGCAGTAGCTGTACACCTGCTGGCGCACGTTTTGGCGCTCAGCTTTATCCAGTTGCGCTTCAGCGGTGAAGTCATCGACCGCCTGCAGCAGTCCACGGTTTTGCGCCTTGGCGTTGAGACCTTCGCTGGCTCCGAGGAAATCCATAAAGAAGTCAGCCACTTTTCGCCCTACCCGCCCCTTCAGGAAGGTCAGATAGCGGGTGGATTCCGGATTGGTTTCCCACTCGGTCAGATCGATACGCGCGACGATATCCGCATGGTTGATATCCAGATAGTGCGTCGGGTTGATATCCAGATTCTCATTGACGCGCATGCTGCTTAAGTTGTTCAGCACCGCCACCAGTAAATACTCTACCGCCAGATAGCGATAATGACAGAACAGCACAATGCCGCCGTCAGCAAACGGGTATTTGGCGAGCTCGTCACGTAAACGTCCGGTCGCCGCACGGCTAAAGGCGAGAAAATCTTCCTCACCCTGGCGCTGTAAGCGCAGCGCTTGCGCCAGTTCGCTCTCTTCGCTGAACAGACCATACGCTTTGTTTTTCGCGCTATAGACCCGATGCAGTTCAGCCATCATATCGACAACGGTGTTTGTCGGTTCCAGTAATGAATCGCGCAGGACCAGCTCAAGGTTTTGCTCATCACGCTTGATAAGCTGGTGCAGGGCAATCTGGTTGATATCCAGACTCATGATAAACTCTCCTTAAAGACCGGGCGGTATTCAACCACCACCGGCGAGGCGACGCAACAGAAGATGCAGCGCCGTTTTGCCTGTCGCACGGTAGCGCGAATTATTGAGGATAAAAAAGCGGAAAAAAAACTGTTGCTACGGTAATATGTTGCCCTTTCATGAATAAACTGATGTCGATTTATGCCACAAATCTCCCGCTATAGTGACGAACACGTTGAACAACTGCTCACCGAGATGCTCAACGTACTGGAAAAACATAAGGCACCGACTGATCTTTCCCTGATGGTGCTGGGAA
The sequence above is drawn from the Citrobacter amalonaticus genome and encodes:
- a CDS encoding extracellular solute-binding protein yields the protein MIVRILLLFVMLISASVQAQAIKESYAFAVLGEPKYAFNFDHFDYANPAAPKGGQITLSALGTFDNFNRYALRGNPGARTEQLYDTLFTTSDDEPGSYYPLIAESARYAEDYSWVEITINPRARFHDGSPVMAKDVAFTFNKFMNEGVPQFRLVYKGTTVKAIAPLTVRMELAKPGKEDMLSLFSLPVMPQAYWKDHKLSDPLSRPPLGGGPYRISQWKMGQYIVYTRVKDYWAANLPVNRGRWNFDVIRYDYYLDDNVAFEAFKAGAFDLRLESDAKNWATRYVGKNFDNQYIIKDEQKNESAQDTRWLAFNIQRPVFNDRRVREAVTLAFDFEWMNKALFYNAWSRANSYFQNTEYAARNYPDAAELVLLAPMKKDLPPEVFSQIYQPPVSKGDGYDRENLLKADKLLKDAGWELKGQQRINMVTGKPLNFELLISAASNSQWVLPFQHNLQRLGITMTIRQVDNSQLTNRLRSRDYDMMPTLWRAMPWPSSDLQISWASEYIDSSYNSPGVKSPVVDKLIAQIIAAQGDKNKLLPLGRALDRVLTWNYYMLPMWYMAEDRLAWWDKFSRPGIRPIYTIGLDNWWYDVNRAAKLPAARRQGE
- a CDS encoding microcin C ABC transporter permease YejB, whose translation is MGAYLIRRLLLVIPTLWAIITINFFIVQIAPGGPVDQAIAAIEFGQTSALPGAGSEGVRASHARTGVGNISDSNYRGGRGLDPEVIAEITQRYGFDKPLHERYFTMLWNYIRFDFGDSLFRSASVLTLIKESLPVSITLGLWSTLIIYLVSIPLGIRKAVHNGSRFDVWSSAFIIIGYAIPAFLFAILLIVFFAGGSYYDLFPLRGLVSANFDTLPWYQKVTDYLWHITLPVLATVIGGFAALTMLTKNSFLDEVRKQYVVTARAKGVSEGNILRKHVFRNAMLLVIAGFPATFISMFFTGSLLIEVMFSLNGLGLLGYEATVSRDYPVMFGTLYIFTLIGLLLNILSDISYTLVDPRIDFEGR
- a CDS encoding ABC transporter permease encodes the protein MAHLSPVNQARWARFRHHRRGFWSLWIFLVLFGLSLCSELIANDKPLLVRYDGSWYFPLVKNYSESDFGGPLATRADYQDPWLKQQLESRGWVLWAPVRFGANSINFATDKPFPSPPSAQNWLGTDANGGDVLARVLYGTRISILFGLMLTLCSSVMGVLAGALQGYYGGKVDLWGQRFIEVWSGMPTLFLIILLSSVVQPNFWWLLAITVLFGWMSLVGVVRAEFLRTRNFDYIRAAQALGVSDRSIIFRHMLPNAMVATLTFLPFILCSSITTLTSLDFLGFGLPLGSPSLGELLLQGKNNLQAPWLGITAFLSVAILLSLLIFIGEAVRDAFDPNKAV
- the yejF gene encoding microcin C ABC transporter ATP-binding protein YejF, with amino-acid sequence MTQPLLDIDNLTLGFRKQETVRTVVNAVSLRVEAGETLALVGESGSGKSVTALSILRLLPTPPAVYLSGDIRFHGESLLHASEQTLRGVRGNKIAMIFQEPMVSLNPLHNLEKQLYEVLSLHRGMRREAARAEIISCLDRVGIRQAATRLGDYPHQLSGGERQRVMIAMALLTRPELLIADEPTTALDVSVQAQILQLLRELQRELNMGMLFITHNLSIVRKLADSIAVMQNGQCVEQNRAAPLLHAPTHPYTQKLLNSEPTGDPVPLPAGHSPLLKVEDLRVAFPIRKGILKRVVANNEVVKGISFSLQPGETLGLVGESGSGKSTTGLALLRLITSQGSIEFDGQQLQHLNRRQLLPVRHRIQVVFQDPNSSLNPRLSVLQIIEEGLRVHQPSLSAEQREQQVMAVMAEVGLDADTRHRYPAEFSGGQRQRIAIARALILKPSLIVLDEPTSSLDRTVQAQILALLKSLQQKHRLAYIFISHDLHVVRALCHQVIVLKQGEVIEQGQCERVFSAPQQAYTRQLLTLS
- a CDS encoding YejG family protein produces the protein MTTLQLSIVHRLPQNYRWSAGFAGSKVEPIPQNGQSVENSLVALKLLSPDGDSAWPVMHKLSQALSDIEVPCSVLECEGEPCLFVNRQDEFAATCRLKNFGVAIAEPFSNNNPF
- a CDS encoding Bcr/CflA family multidrug efflux MFS transporter, with protein sequence MTTRQHSSFAIVFILGLLAMLMPLSIDMYLPALPVISEQFGVPAGSAQMTLSTYILGFAVGQLLYGPMADSLGRKPVILGGTLVFAAAAVACALAQTIDQLIVMRFFHGLAAAAASVVINALMRDMYPKEEFSRMMSFVMLVTTIAPLMAPIIGGWVLVWLSWHSIFWILAIAAVLASVMIATLIKETLPVEKRQPFHIRTTIGNFASLFRHKRVLSYMLASGFSFAGMFSFLSAGPFVYIEINHVSPQDFGYYFALNIVFLFIMTIFNSRFVRRIGALNMFRTGLWIQLAMAVWMVLSALFGIGFWALVLGVAVFVGCVSMISSNAMAVILDEFPHMAGTASSLAGTFRFGIGALVGALLSLATFNSAWPMIWSIAFCASCSILFYLYASRPKKR
- the rsuA gene encoding 16S rRNA pseudouridine(516) synthase RsuA: MRLDKFIAQQLGVSRAIAGREIRGSRVTVDGEIIRNTAFKLLPEHDVAYDGNTLVQQNGPRYFMLNKPQGYVCSTDDPDHPTILYFLDEPVAHKLHAAGRLDIDTTGLVLMTDDGQWSHRITSPRHHCEKTYLVTLESPVAEDTAAQFAKGVQLHNEKDLTKPAVLEVITPTQVRLTISEGRYHQVKRMFAAVGNHVVELHRERIGAITLDADLEPGEYRPLTEAEIASVGMSSS
- a CDS encoding DEAD/DEAH box helicase, translated to MIFTLRPYQQEAVDATLNHFRRHHTPAVIVLPTGAGKSLVIAELARVARGRVLVLAHVKELVAQNHAKYCALGLEADIFAAGLKRKESHGKVVFGSVQSVARNLDAFQSEFSLLIVDECHRIGDDEESQYQQILTHLSNANPHIRLLGLTATPFRLGKGWIYHFHYHGMVRGDDKALFRDCIYELPLRYMIKHGYLTPPERLDMPVVQYDFSRLQAQSNGLFSEADLNRELKKQQRITPHIISQIIEFAQTRKGVMIFAATVEHAKEIAGLLPKADSALITGDTPGPERDELIDAFKAQRFRYLVNVSVLTTGFDAPHVDLIAILRPTESVSLYQQIVGRGLRLAPGKTDCLILDYAGNPHDLYSPEVGSPKGKSDNVPVQVFCPACGFANTFWGKTTADGTLLEHFGRRCQGWFEDDEGHREQCDFRFRFKNCPQCNTENDIAARRCRECDTLLVDPDDMLKAALKLKDALVLRCSGMTLQHGHDEKGEWLKITYYDEDGADVSERFRLQTPAQRTAFEQLFIRPHTRTPGVPLRWITAADILAQQPLLRHPDFVVARMKGQYWQVREKVFDYEGRFRRAHELRG